In one window of Natrinema halophilum DNA:
- a CDS encoding class I SAM-dependent methyltransferase, translated as MTRTEQPTQHKPCSEHHRDDTDPASNRSMSVSEIKSTYAEYADWMHRFELFDRVVTGRYRRSRFGDVEGRVLDVACGAGANFRYLPDTVDLVGIDISPEMLANADEQLAALGMDGTLREMDAQDLDFPDDSFDVVISALSTCTFPNPVAALREMERVCKPDGTIRLVEHGRSDVGAIARYQEWRTDAHYAKMGCRWTQEPREIVAEAGLTVQDTNTGLLGMITTFEIDPDCGDRR; from the coding sequence ATGACTCGAACTGAACAACCGACGCAGCACAAGCCCTGCAGCGAGCACCATCGAGACGACACCGATCCAGCGTCGAACCGATCGATGTCGGTCTCGGAGATCAAGTCCACCTATGCCGAATATGCCGACTGGATGCATCGATTCGAGCTGTTCGACCGCGTCGTCACTGGTCGATATCGTCGCTCCCGGTTCGGCGACGTGGAAGGGAGGGTACTGGACGTCGCCTGCGGGGCTGGGGCGAACTTCCGGTATCTCCCCGACACGGTCGATCTCGTCGGAATCGACATCAGCCCGGAAATGCTAGCGAACGCCGACGAGCAACTCGCCGCGCTGGGAATGGACGGCACGCTCCGAGAGATGGACGCACAGGATCTCGATTTTCCCGACGACAGCTTCGACGTGGTGATCTCCGCGCTGTCGACGTGTACGTTCCCGAACCCGGTCGCTGCGCTGCGGGAGATGGAACGTGTCTGCAAGCCCGATGGAACGATTCGCCTGGTCGAACACGGGCGTAGCGACGTGGGAGCAATCGCGAGGTACCAGGAGTGGCGTACTGATGCACACTATGCGAAGATGGGATGCCGATGGACCCAAGAACCAAGAGAAATTGTCGCGGAAGCGGGCCTCACGGTGCAGGACACGAATACCGGACTGCTCGGCATGATAACCACGTTCGAGATCGATCCTGATTGCGGTGACAGACGATGA
- a CDS encoding helix-turn-helix domain-containing protein, with the protein METEQTAADVFGLLSDEIRLEILRTVALAQHEKRQTGVTELSFSDIYDRVSVDNTSKLSYHLGELTGTFLRKHENGYAFTHAGEQLVRFILAENFRSPPDFGTIETDGRCLFCGESPLEAQLEEQYFMIRCSECDRPAFSYRIRPAQARSHSGPDLIDAVIWEQVGDFLKMQQGVCPDCAGHFDTEVMDAESTSVGDLVPVSYGVVNECQQCQRVMGVPLPYAAVYHPESIAFHWDHGVDVLGTGAWEFHRYLQDGQWTSEQIQTAPDEYRVELQRETSALRLLLDKNATVTRTERVRHSDQHGRR; encoded by the coding sequence ATGGAGACCGAACAGACGGCAGCCGACGTATTCGGGCTCTTGTCCGACGAGATTCGACTCGAAATCCTTCGAACGGTCGCACTCGCACAGCACGAAAAGCGACAGACGGGCGTCACCGAACTATCGTTCTCTGACATTTACGATCGCGTCAGCGTAGACAACACGTCGAAACTCTCGTATCACCTCGGAGAACTCACGGGTACATTTCTCAGGAAGCATGAGAACGGCTACGCGTTCACCCATGCTGGCGAGCAGTTGGTCAGGTTTATTCTCGCCGAGAACTTTCGCTCGCCGCCGGATTTCGGAACCATCGAGACGGATGGGCGGTGTCTATTCTGTGGGGAAAGCCCGCTCGAGGCCCAACTCGAAGAGCAGTACTTCATGATTCGGTGTTCCGAATGTGACCGCCCCGCCTTCTCGTATCGGATCAGGCCCGCACAGGCGCGATCTCACTCAGGGCCTGATCTGATTGATGCTGTCATCTGGGAGCAGGTCGGCGACTTTCTCAAAATGCAGCAAGGAGTCTGTCCGGACTGTGCCGGTCATTTCGATACGGAGGTCATGGATGCCGAGTCGACTTCAGTCGGGGATCTGGTACCTGTCTCTTACGGGGTTGTCAACGAATGTCAGCAATGTCAGCGCGTTATGGGTGTTCCCCTGCCGTATGCAGCAGTCTACCATCCAGAATCGATCGCTTTCCACTGGGATCACGGCGTCGACGTTCTGGGAACGGGTGCCTGGGAGTTCCATCGTTATCTTCAGGACGGCCAATGGACATCTGAACAGATCCAGACTGCCCCTGATGAGTATCGAGTCGAGTTACAACGAGAGACGAGTGCACTGCGACTGCTTCTCGATAAAAACGCCACGGTTACACGAACTGAACGTGTGCGACACAGCGATCAGCACGGTCGTCGTTAA
- a CDS encoding S9 family peptidase → MTAHKTPAEGQHVESLSEYVHRLAGAHGVSGYTKMPDDTVVYAAYGDGDYDLWTSEGRLTHADGDITSPTWLRGHESILAYRDVDGNEQFDLLKIDPETGAVTPVVDDQFLNVNARQAPTDPNRIAFISNRDRSLDLYTYDIDEGTITKQSEADEPVMGYAWSPDGHRIVYQAGTFDDSALQLVDLHLDRDDVFIDEPDSEQSFAFTDDGDGAWSEDGIVFTTNHETGYRELAVTDGDGDYRLCYVNNHDKYDPQWTDEGDIAFIEARGGDRRLCVLSDGDVTTVERTGMNMDLKSIDGDVYYKHWSPATAGDLRRDGATVVEEGQVDVQTVFPEEITYESFDGREIAARLYRPEDEPLGGVVKVHGGPEAQHYNRLDIVTQTLVRAGFEVLAPDFRGSLGYGRDFRKASDGDLGGDDLTDVVAAAAYLRNRGRDQVGILGASYGGYMALMGVGATDAFDMGASVCGVVNWETTIEEARQYLGDVLIRKLQGTPEEKPVLYEERSPITYTDDIDVPLLIVQGANDPRVPKSEAEQLVSSVEKRDVDYEYLLFEDEGHGVERTENRIEYITRTVEFFSSHV, encoded by the coding sequence ATGACGGCACACAAAACGCCTGCCGAGGGGCAACATGTCGAATCGCTTTCCGAGTACGTGCATCGTCTCGCTGGGGCACACGGCGTGTCCGGCTACACGAAGATGCCCGACGACACGGTCGTCTATGCCGCCTACGGTGACGGAGACTACGACCTGTGGACCAGTGAGGGTCGACTCACGCACGCTGACGGCGATATCACGTCACCGACGTGGTTGCGGGGTCACGAGTCAATTCTTGCCTATCGCGATGTAGATGGGAACGAACAGTTCGACCTCCTGAAGATTGATCCCGAGACCGGAGCGGTAACGCCGGTTGTAGACGACCAGTTCCTCAACGTCAACGCTCGACAGGCTCCGACAGATCCGAATCGGATCGCCTTCATCTCTAATCGAGATCGGTCGCTGGACCTGTACACGTACGACATCGACGAAGGCACGATCACCAAGCAATCCGAAGCCGACGAACCGGTGATGGGCTACGCGTGGTCCCCGGACGGGCACCGGATCGTCTACCAGGCTGGTACCTTCGACGACTCGGCACTCCAGCTCGTGGACCTCCACCTCGATAGGGACGACGTCTTCATTGACGAACCCGATTCCGAGCAGTCGTTCGCCTTTACCGACGACGGCGACGGTGCGTGGTCGGAAGATGGAATCGTCTTTACGACCAACCACGAGACGGGGTATCGAGAACTCGCAGTCACGGACGGCGACGGTGACTACAGACTCTGCTACGTGAACAACCACGACAAGTACGACCCACAGTGGACGGATGAGGGCGACATCGCGTTCATCGAAGCTCGCGGCGGGGACCGGCGGCTGTGTGTGCTCAGCGATGGCGACGTCACGACCGTCGAGCGAACAGGTATGAACATGGACCTGAAATCCATCGATGGCGACGTCTACTACAAGCACTGGAGTCCAGCGACCGCCGGTGATCTTCGGCGCGACGGGGCGACCGTCGTTGAAGAAGGGCAGGTCGATGTCCAGACGGTTTTCCCCGAGGAGATTACCTACGAATCGTTCGACGGCCGGGAGATCGCCGCGCGACTCTACAGACCGGAAGACGAGCCACTCGGTGGTGTCGTCAAGGTCCACGGTGGCCCGGAGGCACAGCACTACAACCGACTCGACATAGTTACGCAGACGCTCGTCCGCGCCGGGTTCGAGGTTCTCGCACCGGATTTCCGTGGGAGTCTCGGCTACGGACGTGACTTCCGGAAGGCGAGCGACGGGGACCTCGGCGGCGACGATCTCACCGACGTCGTCGCGGCCGCTGCGTACCTCCGAAATCGAGGCCGGGACCAGGTCGGTATTCTCGGCGCGTCCTACGGCGGCTATATGGCCCTGATGGGCGTCGGCGCGACCGACGCGTTCGACATGGGTGCGAGCGTCTGTGGGGTCGTCAACTGGGAGACGACCATCGAAGAGGCTCGGCAGTATCTGGGTGACGTGTTGATCCGGAAACTCCAAGGCACACCCGAAGAAAAGCCCGTCCTCTACGAAGAACGGTCCCCAATCACGTACACCGACGACATCGACGTTCCCCTGCTCATCGTTCAGGGGGCGAACGATCCGCGGGTACCCAAAAGTGAAGCCGAACAGCTCGTGTCCTCAGTAGAAAAGCGGGATGTCGACTACGAGTACCTGCTATTCGAGGACGAAGGCCACGGCGTCGAGCGAACCGAAAACCGCATCGAGTACATAACCAGGACTGTCGAGTTCTTCAGCTCGCACGTCTGA